A portion of the Magnolia sinica isolate HGM2019 chromosome 17, MsV1, whole genome shotgun sequence genome contains these proteins:
- the LOC131231062 gene encoding uncharacterized CDP-alcohol phosphatidyltransferase class-I family protein C22A12.08c isoform X4 — MVVQGHSPFKDLVNRFENELIIATGKGEPAAVMSEYGFKKVLSIDEYASYFNDIDPLAQHKTWGSKQAFDTKAMHPRFNVFSEEVQAAFVVSDPVDWGRDIQVLCDILRSGGLPGRKNGGHQPSLFFAADDLEYQASFPSERLGMGAFRIALESIFNRIHHDTLKYTSFGKPNPSVFKNAEGILKELWSICYADHHIVKDRDTINHPFKTIYMIGDNPSVDIKGARKAGHPWFSILTRTGVFKGKENDSHFPADVVVDTVEEAVDYILRKEAA, encoded by the exons GTTGTACAGGGTCATTCGCCTTTCAAAGATCTGGTGAATAG ATTTGAGAACGAACTCATTATTGCCACTGGAAAAGGTGAACCCGCTGCGGTGATGTCTGAATATGGATTTAA AAAAGTTCTTTCGATCGATGAGTATGCATCCTATTTCAATGACATTGATCCCCTTGCTCAGCATAAGACTTGGGGAAGCAAGCAGGCATTTGATACGAAGGCGATGCACCCGAGATTCAATGTTTTCTCAGAGGAAGTTCAAGCAGCATTTGTTGTTAGTGATCCTGTTGATTGGGGCAGGGACATTCAG GTCCTCTGTGACATTTTAAGATCTGGTGGTCTTCCTGGAAGGAAGAATGGTGGACATCAACCTTCACTATTTTTTGCAGCTGATGATCTTGAATACCAG GCTTCATTTCCTTCTGAACGCCTTGGTATGGGTGCTTTCAGGATTGCACTAGAAAGCATCTTCAACAG AATTCATCATGACACTCTAAAGTATACGTCTTTTGGGAAACCAAATCCATCTGTTTTCAAGAATGCTGAAGGTATATTGAAAGAACTTTGGTCTATCTGTTATGCCGATCATCATATTGTGAAAGACAGAGACACTATAAATCATCCATTCAAAACAATTTATATGATTGGAGATAATCCTTCAGTTGACATCAAAGGAGCACGGAAG GCAGGACATCCCTGGTTTTCCATTTTGACACGGACGGGCGTTTTCAAGGGGAAAGAAAATGATTCACATTTTCCAGCTGATGTG GTTGTTGACACTGTCGAGGAAGCGGTGGATTACATTTTGAGAAAGGAGGCGGCCTAA